The genomic segment GCTTGCGAAATATCGGGCGAGCGCCTGATCGAAGACGGGCTCGTCGGATACCGCGCCGAACAGCGTCATCGACGAGCGGAATTTGGCGTCATCCGGCGCGCCGAGGATCGCGTTGATGGTCCGGCCCTCGACCGCGAGCACCAGCCTGGTGCATTCGATGAGGCGCCCGCCCAGGATGGGGTGGGCGAGATAGGCCTCAGCCTCCGCGCGGGAGCTGATGGCGTAACGCTGCGACATGGCGCTGGCGCCGAGACCTGCGACCTGGGGGAAAATGAACCACATCCAGTGAGTCTGCTTCCGGCCCCGGGTCAGCTCGCCCAGGACATCGCGAAAAACCGGGTTTTGGGCCTGGACGAACCGTTCTAGGTCGAAAGTATCGGTCATTGGATACCCCCAGAGGTGTCTCACCGGCCGCGATTATGCCTAACTTTTGGCTCCCAATGTGGTAGCTGGTATAGAGTCTCTCCGGGTGGGGGTTGGGTCCCCCGGGGGTCGATTTGGGGATCTGATGGTTTCCGACGCAGCACACGCCGAAAGGCTGTTGTCGCGCCGCCGTGTCGGGCGGGCTGAAACGATTCTGCTGTCTCTGGCAGGGGTCGCGCTGGCGCTTGGCGCCGCCGCGTGGGTCGCCGACATCAGCGATTCGACCCCGCTTGTCTCCGCCGCGTTGCCGCCGGCCAGTGCCCCCTCATTCGAGGACCGTTTCGCTTCGGCCTCCGCCAACTCGTCGCCGCGCGAGCTCGGCCTGCGGGTGTTGGAGCGCTCGGCGGTGAATGCGGTCCAGCTCAAGCTGCGGGACGCCAAGGCGATGCTCGCCCAGAAGCTCCAGGGCGACGACTGGCGCTCGATCCTGACCGAGGACGACCGGTCCGCGGCCGAGGAGGCGAGGTCCTCGCAGCGCGCCGACGCCATCCCGATGCCGCGCGCGCGTCCGGTCCAGGCGGACTTCTCCGCCCAGATCGCCTCCAGCCAAGCCTATGCGGACACCAACCTCAGGGTCGACAACCGCAATTTCTTCGAAAAATTCACCGACAAGATCAGGCTGGCCTCGCTGACGCCCGGCGACGGCCTGTTCAGCAAGGCGCCGGATCTCGCCGCTCTCGGCTACGATTCGCGCACGGCGGTCTATGACATCTCGGCCAAGGCGGTTTACCTGCCGAGCGGCGTGGCGTTGGAGGCCCATTCCGGCCTGGGCGCGCTGATGGACGACCCTGAACATGTCGACCGCCGGATGGTCGGCGCGACGCCGCCGGCGACCTACGACCTCAAGCCGCGCGAAAAGCCGTTCCACGGCGTCCGTGCGCTGCGCATGACCCCGGTCGAAGGCACCAGCGCGCTCGGCCGCGTCGGGCTGCTCACCCACAACTACTTGCTCGGGCCGCGCGGCGATTCCAACGGCTGCGTCTCGATCAAGGACTATGATCGGTTCATCAAGGCCTACGACAATGGCGAGTTCAACCGCCTGGTCGTGGTGCCGAACCTGCGCGGAGCGGCGACCGCCTCGCAGCGCGCGAGCACCGATTCCTGAAATTCGCCTGCGACGGCGGGGCTGCCGTTTCCCCTTCGTTAAGCCGTCCTCGTCCAGAAGCAGCCCATGAGTGATGCATCCAGTTCCGAAACCCCGCTGCGCACGACGTTCAAGATCAAGCTGAACGGCGACACGTTGGCGATCGCGACCGTCGGCCAGGCCTATCAGTTCCTCACCAACTTCAAGTCGGTCGAGTGGATGGAATTTCGCTCGCTGCACGAGGATGCCGTCGCGGCCCTGGAAGGCGCTGCCGGTAACGCCATGCTGGCGGTGCAGGCAACCAACGCCGTGCGCGCGCTGTTCGTCAGCGCCAAGCTGCTTTGAAGCGAGCTACAGGCCGTTCTGTCGCATCTTGAACTCCGCTTTGGGAACGGGCAAACGGTCCGCGAAGGCCGTCGCCGTGCAGCCGCATGTTTGAAACTTACTTCAAGGGAGAGTCCTCATCATGAAACGCCGTACATTCCTGCAAGGCGGCGCGGTTGCCGGCGCGACGACGCTGGTTGCTGCACCTGCGATCGCGCAGAGCGCGCCCGAGATCAAATGGCGCCTGACCTCGAGCTTCCCGAAGTCGCTCGACACCATCTACGGCACGGCGCAGACCTTTGCGAAATATATTGCCGAGGCCACCGACAACAAATTCCAGATCCAGACTTTTGCCGCCGGCGAGATCGTCCCCGGCCTGCAGGCGCTGGATGCGGTCAGCACCGCCTCGGTGGAGATGGCGCAGACGCCGCTCTATTTCTACATCGGCAAGGAGCCGGCGCTGGCCTATGCCACCGGCGCGCCGTTCGGCATGAACCATCGCCACCAGGAATCGTGGTGGCATTTCGGCGGCGGCGCCGATCTCACCAACGAGGCGCTCAAGCCGTTCAAGGCGCACGCCATCCTCTGCGGCAATTCCGGCACCCAGATGGGCGGCTGGTTCCGCAAGGAGATCAAGACCGTCGACGACCTCAAGGGTCTCAAATTCCGCATCGCAGGCTTGGGCG from the Bradyrhizobium sp. WBAH42 genome contains:
- a CDS encoding DUF1810 domain-containing protein, which produces MTDTFDLERFVQAQNPVFRDVLGELTRGRKQTHWMWFIFPQVAGLGASAMSQRYAISSRAEAEAYLAHPILGGRLIECTRLVLAVEGRTINAILGAPDDAKFRSSMTLFGAVSDEPVFDQALARYFASEPDGATLEILARLDRTSP
- a CDS encoding DUF2778 domain-containing protein codes for the protein MLSLAGVALALGAAAWVADISDSTPLVSAALPPASAPSFEDRFASASANSSPRELGLRVLERSAVNAVQLKLRDAKAMLAQKLQGDDWRSILTEDDRSAAEEARSSQRADAIPMPRARPVQADFSAQIASSQAYADTNLRVDNRNFFEKFTDKIRLASLTPGDGLFSKAPDLAALGYDSRTAVYDISAKAVYLPSGVALEAHSGLGALMDDPEHVDRRMVGATPPATYDLKPREKPFHGVRALRMTPVEGTSALGRVGLLTHNYLLGPRGDSNGCVSIKDYDRFIKAYDNGEFNRLVVVPNLRGAATASQRASTDS